A single Brienomyrus brachyistius isolate T26 unplaced genomic scaffold, BBRACH_0.4 scaffold104, whole genome shotgun sequence DNA region contains:
- the LOC125727614 gene encoding hyaluronan and proteoglycan link protein 4-like, which translates to MGKKRNVVQWAGKSDGELREWQNERQEGESNIAAIYPTCIFPADSEGKLTINGALRLIKKIFTVALRMPCGQPLLLMTVTWMTLALASPVTSLPEADKGRRKVVHVLEDETGAVIVQTAPGKVVTHRGGSITLPCRYHHEPESADPARIRIKWTKVSDSLQFEDVFVALGRQQKVFGAYRGRVALENMGPGDASVVIHNITLQDYGRYECEVTNDMEDDTGFVNLDLEGVVFPYHPRLGRYKLNYHEADEVCRQQDAILASHGQLHKAWVEGLDWCNAGWLEDGSVQYPIAQPREHCGSKDTPAGVRNYGYRHKEDERYDAFCFTSNLNGKVYFLKRFKKVNYAEAAKACLRDGSAIAKVGQLYAAWKIQLLDRCEAGWLEDGSVRYPIVNPRGRCGGSHPGVRNLGFPDKKFRLYGVYCFRKNPEKSAVGGAHRAGSI; encoded by the exons atggggaaaaaaagaaacgtAGTACAGTGGGCAGGAAAAAGTGACGGGGAACTGCGGGAATGGCAGAATGAGAGACAGGAGGGCGAGAGCAATATTGCAGCAATATATCCCACTTGCATTTTTCCAGCTGACAGTGAAGGGAAATTAACGATAAACGGAGCTTTACGactgattaaaaaaatatttacagtTGCCTTAAGGATG CCCTGTGGACAGCCTCTGCTGTTGATGACCGTCACCTGGATGACTCTGGCCTTAGCCTCACCTGTGACCTCCCTCCCTGAGGCAGACAAAGGAAGGAGAAAGGTGGTTCACGTGCTGg AGGATGAGACTGGGGCCGTCATTGTGCAGACCGCCCCCGGGAAGGTGGTGACGCATCGCGGGGGCTCCATCACCCTGCCCTGCCGGTACCACCACGAACCGGAGAGCGCCGACCCGGCCCGCATCCGCATCAAGTGGACCAAGGTGTCGGACAGCCTGCAGTTCGAGGATGTCTTCGTGGCGCTGGGCCGGCAGCAGAAGGTCTTCGGCGCGTACCGGGGCCGCGTGGCGCTGGAGAACATGGGCCCCGGCGACGCCTCTGTCGTCATCCACAACATCACGCTGCAGGACTACGGGCGCTACGAGTGCGAGGTCACCAACGACATGGAGGACGACACTGGCTTCGTCAACCTCGACCTGGAAG GAGTGGTGTTCCCCTACCATCCCCGCCTGGGCCGCTACAAGCTCAACTACCACGAGGCAGATGAGGTGTGCAGGCAGCAGGACGCCATCTTGGCTTCACACGGCCAGCTGCACAAGGCCTGGGTGGAGGGGCTGGACTGGTGCAACGCGGGCTGGTTGGAGGACGGATCCGTGCAGTACCCCATCGCCCAGCCCCGGGAGCACTGCGGCAGCAAGGACACCCCCGCCGGCGTGCGTAACTACGGCTACCGGCACAAAGAGGACGAACGCTATGATGCCTTTTGCTTCACCTCCAATCTTAACG GCAAAGTGTACTTCCTGAAACGCTTCAAGAAGGTGAACTACGCCGAGGCGGCCAAGGCCTGCCTGCGCGACGGCTCCGCGATAGCCAAGGTGGGCCAGCTGTACGCGGCGTGGAAGATCCAGCTTCTGGATCGCTGCGAGGCCGGCTGGCTGGAGGACGGCAGCGTGCGCTACCCCATCGTCAACCCGCGGGGGCGCTGCGGCGGCTCGCACCCGGGCGTCCGCAACCTGGGCTTCCCCGACAAGAAGTTCCGCCTCTATGGGGTCTACTGCTTCCGGAAAAATCCAGAGAAGAGTGCCGTTGGGGGAGCCCACAGAGCTGGGAGCATCTGA